In the genome of Cronobacter malonaticus LMG 23826, one region contains:
- a CDS encoding heme lyase CcmF/NrfE family subunit codes for MMPEIGNFLLCLAAGLALLLTLWPQWGAMRQAPRLMALARPLACALFACLLGAFLILVHAFVVNDFTVLYVASNSNTELPVWYRVAATWGAHEGSLLLWVLLMGAWTLAVAMFSRAMPQEAIARVLSVMGGINFCFLLFILLTSNPFTRTLPEYPIEGRDLNPLLQDIGLIFHPPLLYMGYVGFSVAFAFAVASLLTGRLDTAWARRSRPWTQAAWVFLTIGIVLGSAWAYYELGWGGWWFWDPVENASLMPWLAGTALMHSLAITEKRGSFRAWTVLLAITAFSLCLLGTFLVRSGVLVSVHAFASDPARGMFILALLVIVIGGSLLLYAVKGGSVRARVGNALWSRESFLLGNNILLITAMLVVLLGTLLPLVHKALGLGSISVGAPFFNVLFSALMVPFALLLGVGPLVRWRRDEPQKLRRRLLVALVVTLAASLMLPWLLQDSINAMTVAGLMMAVWVLVLTLMELLERATHRHSLWRGLVKLSRSQWGMTLGHVGLAVTVIGIAFSQNYSVERDVRMTAGDSVDIHHYRFVFREVRDAQGPNWRGAVGIIDVLRDGKPEATLRAEKRAYNSNRVVMTEAAIDGGLTRDLYAALGEELDDGSWAVRLYYKPFVRWIWFGGLLMALGGLLCLLDPRYRLKKIQEAA; via the coding sequence ATTTCTTGCTGTGCCTCGCCGCAGGCCTCGCGCTGCTGCTCACGCTGTGGCCGCAGTGGGGCGCGATGCGTCAGGCACCGCGACTGATGGCGCTGGCGCGCCCGCTCGCCTGCGCGCTTTTCGCCTGCCTGCTGGGCGCGTTTCTTATCCTCGTGCACGCCTTTGTGGTGAACGATTTCACGGTGCTCTATGTGGCGAGCAACTCCAACACCGAGTTACCGGTCTGGTATCGCGTGGCCGCGACCTGGGGCGCGCACGAAGGCTCACTGCTGCTGTGGGTGCTGCTGATGGGCGCGTGGACGCTGGCGGTCGCGATGTTCAGCCGCGCCATGCCGCAGGAGGCGATCGCCCGCGTGCTGTCGGTGATGGGCGGGATCAATTTCTGCTTCCTGCTCTTTATTCTGCTGACCTCAAACCCTTTTACGCGCACGCTGCCGGAATACCCGATTGAAGGGCGCGATCTCAACCCGCTGCTGCAGGATATCGGGCTGATTTTCCATCCGCCGCTGCTGTATATGGGCTATGTCGGGTTTTCGGTCGCGTTCGCCTTTGCCGTGGCGTCGCTCTTAACCGGGCGGCTCGACACCGCCTGGGCGCGCAGGTCGCGCCCCTGGACGCAGGCGGCGTGGGTGTTTCTGACCATCGGCATTGTGCTTGGCTCCGCCTGGGCCTATTACGAACTCGGCTGGGGCGGCTGGTGGTTCTGGGACCCGGTAGAAAACGCCTCGCTGATGCCGTGGCTCGCAGGCACCGCGCTGATGCACTCGCTGGCGATCACGGAAAAGCGCGGCAGCTTCCGCGCCTGGACGGTGCTGCTCGCCATTACCGCGTTTTCGCTCTGCCTGCTCGGCACGTTCCTGGTGCGTTCCGGCGTGCTGGTCTCCGTGCACGCGTTCGCCTCCGATCCGGCGCGCGGTATGTTTATTCTGGCGCTGCTGGTGATTGTTATCGGCGGCTCGCTGCTGCTCTATGCCGTAAAAGGCGGCAGCGTCAGGGCGCGGGTGGGCAATGCGCTCTGGTCGCGCGAAAGTTTTCTGCTCGGCAATAATATTTTGCTTATCACCGCCATGCTGGTGGTGCTGCTCGGCACGCTGCTGCCGCTGGTGCATAAGGCACTGGGGCTGGGGTCGATTTCCGTCGGCGCGCCGTTTTTCAATGTGCTGTTCAGCGCGCTGATGGTGCCGTTCGCGCTGTTGCTCGGCGTCGGGCCATTGGTGCGCTGGCGGCGCGATGAGCCGCAAAAGCTGCGCCGTCGCCTGCTGGTGGCGCTGGTCGTTACGCTCGCGGCCTCGCTGATGCTGCCCTGGCTTTTGCAGGACAGCATTAACGCAATGACGGTCGCCGGGCTGATGATGGCGGTCTGGGTACTGGTGTTAACGCTGATGGAACTGCTCGAGCGCGCCACGCACCGCCACAGCCTGTGGCGCGGGTTAGTGAAATTAAGCCGCAGCCAGTGGGGAATGACGCTCGGGCATGTGGGGCTTGCGGTAACGGTTATCGGCATCGCGTTTAGCCAGAACTACAGCGTGGAGCGCGACGTGCGCATGACGGCGGGCGACAGCGTTGATATTCATCATTACCGTTTTGTGTTCCGCGAAGTGCGCGACGCGCAGGGGCCGAACTGGCGCGGCGCGGTCGGGATTATCGATGTGCTGCGCGACGGTAAACCCGAGGCGACGCTGCGCGCCGAAAAACGCGCCTATAACAGCAACCGCGTGGTAATGACCGAAGCCGCCATCGACGGCGGGCTGACGCGCGATCTCTACGCGGCGCTTGGTGAAGAGCTGGATGACGGCAGCTGGGCGGTGCGGCTTTATTACAAACCGTTTGTCCGCTGGATCTGGTTCGGCGGGCTACTGATGGCGCTTGGCGGGCTGCTTTGTCTGCTCGACCCGCGTTACCGGCTGAAAAAAATCCAGGAGGCCGCATGA
- a CDS encoding DsbE family thiol:disulfide interchange protein — protein sequence MKRRILLLPLALFLLLAAVLFWQLTRNAAGDDPSQLESTLVGKPLPAFRLAALDDPNVTYERAALLNGKPLLLNVWATWCPTCRAEHQFLDGLAANGVRIVGLNYKDDRAKAVAWLNTLGNPYALSLFDGSGMLGLDLGVYGAPETFVIDGRGVIRYRHAGELNGQVWRQDVKPLWDALNQEVEP from the coding sequence ATGAAACGCCGCATATTACTTCTCCCGCTGGCGCTGTTTCTGCTGCTCGCCGCCGTGCTGTTCTGGCAACTCACGCGCAACGCGGCGGGTGACGATCCGTCTCAGCTCGAATCCACGCTGGTGGGCAAACCGCTGCCCGCGTTCCGGCTCGCCGCGCTTGATGACCCGAACGTAACTTACGAGCGCGCCGCCCTTCTGAACGGCAAACCGCTGCTGCTTAACGTCTGGGCGACCTGGTGCCCGACGTGCCGCGCCGAGCATCAGTTTCTCGACGGGCTGGCCGCGAACGGCGTGCGGATCGTCGGGCTTAACTATAAAGACGATCGCGCTAAAGCCGTGGCGTGGCTCAATACGCTCGGCAACCCTTACGCGCTGAGCCTGTTTGACGGCAGCGGAATGCTGGGGCTGGATCTGGGCGTGTATGGCGCGCCGGAGACGTTTGTTATCGACGGGCGCGGCGTAATTCGATATCGCCACGCGGGCGAGCTGAATGGCCAGGTGTGGCGTCAGGACGTCAAACCGCTGTGGGATGCGCTGAATCAGGAGGTCGAGCCGTGA
- a CDS encoding cytochrome c-type biogenesis protein yields the protein MKRLLSLLTGLLLACHVSAAIEAYPFQSEAQEQQFRELTSALRCPKCQNNSIADSGSMIAADMRQKVYELMQQGQSREQIVAYMVARYGNFVTYDPPVTPGTILLWLLPALFAAGGVAVLVARARRTRREPPALNEDEQQRLRALLNEEGKRP from the coding sequence GTGAAACGTCTGTTAAGCCTGCTGACCGGTCTGCTGCTGGCGTGTCATGTTTCTGCCGCCATCGAGGCGTACCCTTTCCAGAGCGAGGCGCAGGAGCAGCAGTTCCGCGAGCTGACCAGCGCGCTGCGCTGCCCGAAATGCCAGAACAACAGCATTGCTGATTCCGGCTCGATGATCGCGGCCGATATGCGCCAGAAGGTCTATGAACTGATGCAGCAGGGGCAGAGCCGCGAGCAGATTGTGGCGTATATGGTGGCGCGCTACGGGAATTTCGTGACCTACGATCCGCCCGTTACGCCCGGCACGATCCTGCTCTGGCTGCTGCCCGCGCTCTTTGCGGCTGGCGGCGTTGCCGTACTGGTGGCGCGCGCGCGTCGCACCCGCCGCGAGCCGCCCGCGCTCAATGAAGACGAACAGCAGCGGCTGCGCGCGCTACTTAATGAAGAAGGAAAACGCCCGTGA
- the ccmI gene encoding c-type cytochrome biogenesis protein CcmI, with translation MSALVIVIVMLLAGVAALVFWPWRERGAVSRDALNRTLYYSRLRELDEEPPEARQALEVELQHSLLADIPEPRGQKTSHTGNGALLAGVLLVVAVSGGLFMATHSLKQVNDWQAAARETPALVARVMDPHAAPLTVEELTRLGLGLRTRLQEEPGNGAGWAMLGRIGMVLNNADTATEAFKRAWQLNSQSTEARLDYAEVLARAPQPDDNRLGEQMLKDVAALEPDNLRAQGLLAFSAFRQQRYTEAIAVWQSMLTRLPQGDARRAVVMRGIAQARVDSGMDNARLAVKITLSPVSKKALPDKGILFISVTDGASKVPVLVKKLPLGHFPLTITLDDADAMLPERGLEHVTQGIVKVHISRDGNATVQPGDWTGERRFTTLNPALPVDVLVAPSPSGAG, from the coding sequence GTGAGCGCGTTGGTTATTGTTATCGTCATGCTGCTGGCGGGCGTGGCGGCGCTGGTTTTCTGGCCGTGGCGCGAACGGGGCGCGGTTAGCCGCGATGCGCTGAACCGCACGCTCTATTATTCGCGCCTGCGGGAGCTTGACGAGGAGCCGCCCGAGGCCCGTCAGGCGCTGGAGGTGGAGTTGCAGCACAGCCTGCTGGCGGATATTCCCGAGCCGCGCGGGCAGAAAACGAGTCATACGGGTAATGGTGCGTTGCTGGCGGGCGTGCTGCTGGTCGTGGCGGTGAGCGGCGGGCTGTTCATGGCGACGCATAGCCTTAAACAGGTGAATGACTGGCAGGCGGCGGCGCGCGAGACGCCGGCGCTTGTGGCGCGCGTGATGGACCCGCACGCGGCGCCGCTCACGGTGGAGGAGCTGACGCGCCTCGGGCTTGGGCTGCGCACGCGTTTGCAGGAAGAGCCCGGCAACGGCGCGGGCTGGGCGATGCTGGGGCGCATCGGTATGGTGCTCAATAACGCCGATACCGCCACAGAAGCGTTTAAACGCGCCTGGCAGCTCAATTCGCAAAGCACCGAAGCGCGGCTCGACTATGCTGAAGTGCTGGCGCGAGCGCCGCAGCCGGACGATAACCGCCTCGGCGAGCAAATGCTCAAAGACGTCGCGGCGCTGGAGCCTGATAATCTGCGCGCGCAGGGGCTGCTTGCCTTCAGCGCGTTTCGCCAGCAGCGCTATACAGAGGCGATTGCCGTCTGGCAGTCGATGCTGACGCGCCTGCCGCAGGGCGATGCGCGCCGGGCGGTGGTAATGCGTGGCATTGCGCAGGCGCGGGTAGACAGCGGCATGGACAACGCGAGACTGGCTGTTAAAATCACGCTCTCACCCGTTTCGAAAAAAGCCTTGCCGGATAAAGGGATACTCTTTATCAGCGTGACGGATGGCGCATCAAAGGTGCCGGTGTTGGTGAAAAAATTGCCGCTGGGGCATTTTCCGCTGACAATTACGCTTGATGACGCCGACGCGATGCTCCCCGAACGGGGGCTTGAACATGTCACGCAGGGCATCGTGAAGGTGCATATTTCCCGGGACGGCAATGCGACCGTACAGCCCGGAGACTGGACAGGCGAGCGCCGCTTCACCACGCTCAACCCGGCCTTGCCGGTGGACGTCCTGGTCGCGCCTTCGCCATCAGGAGCGGGTTAG
- the mlaA gene encoding phospholipid-binding lipoprotein MlaA, which yields MNFRLTGLALAATLLVGCASSSEPQQGRSDPFEGFNRTMFAFNYDVVDPYVLRPVAVAWRDYVPQPARNGLGNFTSNLEEPASMLNKFLQGDPYQGMVHFTRFFLNTLLGMGGFIDVAGMANPKLQREEPHRFGSTLGTYGVGYGPYVQLPFYGSFTLREDVGDMADTTYPVLSWLTWPLSLGKWAVEGVETRAQLLDSDGLLRQSSDPYILVREAYFQRHDFIANGGKLKPNENPNAQAIEGDLKDIDSE from the coding sequence ATGAACTTTCGCCTTACCGGGCTTGCGCTGGCGGCCACGCTTTTAGTGGGCTGCGCCAGTTCGTCAGAGCCGCAGCAAGGGCGTTCCGACCCCTTTGAAGGGTTCAACCGCACTATGTTTGCCTTTAACTATGACGTGGTGGACCCTTATGTGCTGCGCCCGGTGGCTGTCGCCTGGCGCGACTACGTGCCGCAACCGGCGCGCAACGGGCTGGGCAACTTCACCAGCAACCTGGAAGAACCCGCTTCGATGCTTAATAAATTTCTGCAGGGCGACCCCTACCAGGGGATGGTGCACTTTACCCGTTTCTTCCTGAACACCCTGCTGGGGATGGGCGGTTTCATCGACGTGGCCGGTATGGCGAACCCGAAACTGCAGCGCGAAGAGCCGCACCGTTTCGGCAGCACGCTCGGCACCTATGGCGTCGGTTACGGGCCGTATGTGCAGTTGCCGTTCTACGGCAGCTTTACGCTGCGTGAAGATGTCGGCGATATGGCGGACACCACTTATCCGGTGCTCTCCTGGCTGACCTGGCCGCTGTCGCTCGGCAAATGGGCGGTGGAAGGCGTGGAGACCCGCGCGCAACTGCTGGATTCCGACGGCCTGCTGCGCCAGTCTTCCGATCCTTACATTCTGGTGCGTGAGGCCTACTTCCAGCGTCACGACTTTATCGCCAATGGCGGTAAGCTCAAGCCGAATGAAAACCCGAACGCGCAGGCGATCGAAGGGGATCTGAAGGATATCGATTCGGAATAA
- the fadL gene encoding long-chain fatty acid transporter FadL, producing MRQKTLFTKSALAVAVAIVSSQAWSAGFQLNEFSASGLGRAYSGEGAMADDAGNVSRNPALITMFDRPTFSGGAIFVDPDVNVSGQSRTGRSLDADNIAPTAWVPNLHFVAPINEQFGWGASVTSNYGLATEYNNGYTAGSVGGKTDLETLNLNLSGAYRLDNHWSFGVGFDAVYARAKIERYAGDLGPILAGSGRVPPALVPTVAGIPADTQISYLKGDEWGFGWNAGILYELDKNNRYGFTYRSEVKIDFDGDYKSSLPGAFNPLLGQFGLFGTGGETIPGSLTLNLPEMWEISGYNRIAPQWAVHYSLTYTSWSQFQELKATNNNGDTLFKKEEKYRDAYRIALGTTYYMDDNWTFRTGIAFDDSPVPEQQRSISIPDQDRLWLSAGTTYAFNEDASVDAGVSYMHGQHVEFTEGPYTFKSEGKAWLYGVNFNYRF from the coding sequence ATGCGCCAGAAAACCCTGTTTACCAAATCTGCTTTAGCAGTCGCAGTGGCAATCGTGTCTTCTCAGGCCTGGTCCGCAGGTTTCCAGTTAAACGAATTCTCTGCCTCCGGTCTGGGCCGTGCCTATTCCGGTGAAGGCGCTATGGCGGATGACGCAGGCAACGTCAGCCGTAACCCGGCGCTGATTACCATGTTCGATCGCCCGACATTCTCCGGCGGCGCGATTTTCGTTGACCCGGATGTGAATGTGTCCGGGCAATCCCGTACGGGCCGCAGCCTTGACGCTGATAACATCGCGCCGACCGCCTGGGTGCCGAACCTGCACTTTGTTGCGCCGATTAACGAACAGTTTGGCTGGGGGGCGTCCGTTACCTCCAACTATGGCCTCGCCACAGAATATAACAACGGCTATACCGCGGGTTCCGTCGGCGGTAAAACCGACCTGGAAACGCTGAACCTGAACCTCAGCGGCGCGTATCGTCTCGATAACCACTGGAGCTTCGGTGTAGGCTTCGACGCCGTATATGCGCGCGCGAAAATCGAGCGTTATGCGGGCGATCTGGGCCCAATCCTTGCTGGCTCTGGCCGGGTCCCGCCTGCGTTAGTTCCGACCGTCGCAGGTATTCCGGCTGATACGCAAATCTCCTATCTGAAAGGCGACGAGTGGGGCTTTGGCTGGAACGCCGGTATTCTTTATGAGCTGGATAAGAACAACCGCTACGGCTTTACTTACCGCTCTGAAGTGAAAATTGACTTTGACGGCGACTATAAAAGTAGCCTCCCGGGCGCCTTTAACCCGCTGTTAGGCCAATTTGGTCTGTTCGGTACGGGTGGAGAAACCATTCCGGGCTCGCTGACCCTGAACCTGCCTGAAATGTGGGAGATCTCTGGTTATAACCGTATCGCGCCGCAGTGGGCCGTTCACTATAGCCTGACCTATACCAGCTGGAGCCAGTTCCAGGAGCTGAAAGCGACCAACAACAACGGCGATACGCTGTTTAAGAAAGAAGAAAAATACCGGGACGCGTACCGTATCGCCCTCGGCACCACCTATTATATGGACGACAACTGGACCTTCCGTACCGGTATCGCCTTTGATGACAGCCCGGTGCCAGAGCAGCAGCGTTCTATCTCGATTCCTGACCAGGACCGTCTCTGGCTGAGCGCCGGTACCACTTACGCCTTTAATGAAGACGCCTCCGTGGATGCCGGTGTGTCTTACATGCACGGCCAGCACGTGGAGTTCACCGAAGGCCCATACACCTTCAAATCTGAAGGTAAAGCCTGGCTGTATGGCGTGAACTTTAACTACCGTTTCTGA
- a CDS encoding YfcZ/YiiS family protein encodes MTKCSADETPVCCCIDVGTIIDNTDCVASYSRVFENRADAEATLAALTAKAREVESEPCQITPRFTEEADGVRLDIDFVFACQAETVIFQLGLR; translated from the coding sequence ATGACCAAATGCAGTGCTGATGAAACCCCGGTTTGCTGCTGTATTGATGTAGGCACCATTATTGATAACACCGACTGCGTCGCCTCTTACAGCCGCGTGTTTGAAAACCGCGCCGACGCCGAAGCCACGCTCGCGGCGCTCACCGCCAAAGCGCGTGAAGTGGAATCCGAGCCGTGCCAGATCACCCCGCGCTTCACTGAAGAAGCCGATGGCGTGCGCCTGGATATCGATTTTGTTTTCGCCTGCCAGGCAGAAACCGTTATTTTCCAGTTAGGTCTGCGTTAA
- the fadI gene encoding acetyl-CoA C-acyltransferase FadI, translating to MSQALPLVTRQGDRIAIVSGLRTPFARQATAYHGVPAVDLGKMVVGELLARSEIPPEVIEQLVFGQVVQMPEAPNIAREIVLGTGMSVHTDAYSVSRACATSFQAVANVAESLMAGTIRAGIAGGADSSSVLPIGVSKKLARTLVDANKARTAGQRLKLFSRLRLRDLLPVPPAVAEYSTGLRMGDTAEQMAKTHGITREQQDALAHRSHQLAAQAWAEGKLREEVMTAYTPPYREPLSEDNNIRKTSSLADYAKLRPAFDRKHGTVTAANSTPLTDGAAAVILMTESRARELGLTPLGYLRSYAFTAIDVWQDMLLGPAWSTPLALERAGLTMADLTLIDMHEAFASQTLTNLKLMASDRFALEVLGRSQATGEVDESKFNVLGGSIAYGHPFAATGARMITQTLNELRRRGGGFGLVTACAAGGLGAAMVLEAE from the coding sequence ATGAGTCAGGCACTACCGCTGGTCACCCGGCAGGGGGATCGTATTGCCATAGTCAGTGGGTTACGCACGCCTTTCGCTCGTCAGGCGACGGCGTACCACGGCGTTCCGGCGGTCGATCTCGGTAAAATGGTGGTCGGCGAACTGCTGGCCCGCAGCGAAATCCCGCCTGAAGTTATTGAACAGCTCGTCTTCGGCCAGGTGGTGCAGATGCCGGAAGCGCCGAATATCGCGCGCGAAATCGTGCTCGGCACCGGCATGAGCGTCCATACCGACGCCTACAGCGTCAGCCGCGCCTGCGCCACCAGTTTTCAGGCGGTGGCGAACGTCGCCGAAAGCCTGATGGCGGGCACTATCCGCGCCGGGATCGCCGGCGGGGCCGATTCCTCTTCTGTGCTGCCAATTGGCGTCAGTAAAAAACTGGCGCGCACCCTGGTGGACGCGAATAAAGCCCGCACCGCCGGGCAGCGCCTGAAGCTCTTCTCGCGCCTGCGTCTGCGTGACCTGCTGCCGGTGCCGCCCGCCGTGGCGGAATATTCCACCGGGCTTCGCATGGGCGACACCGCCGAACAGATGGCGAAAACGCACGGCATCACCCGCGAACAGCAGGACGCGCTGGCGCATCGTTCACATCAGCTGGCGGCGCAGGCGTGGGCGGAGGGCAAATTGCGCGAAGAAGTCATGACCGCTTACACGCCGCCATACCGCGAGCCGCTCAGCGAAGACAACAATATCCGCAAAACCTCGTCGCTGGCCGATTACGCGAAACTGCGCCCGGCGTTCGACCGTAAACATGGCACCGTGACCGCCGCCAACAGTACGCCGCTTACCGACGGCGCGGCGGCGGTCATTCTGATGACGGAATCCCGCGCCCGCGAACTCGGCCTGACGCCGCTTGGCTACCTGCGCAGCTACGCTTTTACCGCGATCGATGTCTGGCAGGACATGCTGCTCGGCCCCGCCTGGTCGACGCCGCTGGCGCTTGAGCGTGCCGGACTGACGATGGCCGATCTCACGCTTATTGATATGCATGAGGCGTTCGCCTCGCAAACGCTCACCAACCTGAAGCTGATGGCGAGCGACCGTTTCGCCCTTGAGGTGCTGGGCCGCAGCCAGGCCACCGGCGAGGTGGATGAGAGCAAATTTAACGTGCTCGGTGGCTCTATCGCTTACGGACACCCGTTCGCGGCCACCGGCGCGCGAATGATCACCCAGACGCTCAATGAACTGCGCCGCCGCGGCGGCGGTTTCGGGCTGGTTACCGCCTGCGCGGCGGGCGGGCTCGGTGCGGCAATGGTACTGGAGGCCGAATAA
- the fadJ gene encoding fatty acid oxidation complex subunit alpha FadJ, translating to MESTSAFNLQMRPDNVAVVTIDVPGEKMNTLKAEFARDVRAIVKTLRENRDLAGVVFISAKPDNFIAGADINMIAHCQSAQEAEALASQGQQIMAEIRALPVHVVAAIHGACLGGGLELALACHSRICTDDAKTLLGLPEVQLGLLPGSGGTQRLPRLIGVSTALEMILAGKQLRPRQALKAGLVDDVVPQSILLEAAAELAKKRRPAPRRLPVRERLLAGPLGRALLFRMVTQKTHQKTHSNYPAAQRIIDVVRTGLEQGSASGYQAEARAFGELAMTPESAALRGLFFATTELKKETGSEAAPRALHSVGVLGGGLMGGGIAYVTATKARLPVRIKDINEKGINHALKYSWDLLEKKVRRRHLRASERDAQMALISASTDYRGFHQRDIVVEAVFEDLTLKQNMVAEIEAHTAPHTIFASNTSSLPIGDIAAGATRPEQVIGLHYFSPVDKMPLVEVIPHAGTSAETIATTVQLAKKQGKTPIVVADCAGFYVNRILAPYINEAMRCLMEGESIEKIDEALVKRGFPVGPIQLLDEVGIDVGTKIMPVLERAYGPRFSAPGDAVAAILNDDRKGRKNGRGFYLYPAKGRKSKKQVDPAVYGLIGVKPGGKLSGEEIAERCVMMMLNEAARCLDEGVVRSARDGDIGAVFGIGFPPFLGGPFRYMDTLGAAAVVATLTRLATRYGDRFTPCDRLLRMAQTGQTFWHAGNPQAKTTV from the coding sequence ATGGAATCGACATCCGCATTTAATTTACAGATGCGCCCGGACAATGTGGCGGTGGTCACTATCGACGTACCGGGCGAGAAAATGAACACGCTGAAGGCGGAGTTTGCCCGCGACGTTCGCGCCATCGTGAAAACGCTGCGGGAAAACCGCGATCTCGCGGGCGTGGTGTTTATCTCCGCCAAGCCGGATAACTTTATCGCCGGCGCGGATATTAACATGATCGCCCATTGCCAGAGCGCGCAGGAGGCTGAAGCGCTGGCAAGCCAGGGGCAGCAGATCATGGCGGAGATCCGCGCGCTGCCGGTGCATGTGGTCGCAGCTATTCACGGCGCGTGCCTCGGCGGTGGGCTGGAGCTGGCGCTCGCCTGCCACAGCCGCATCTGTACCGACGATGCGAAAACGCTGCTCGGGCTGCCGGAAGTCCAGCTGGGGCTGCTGCCGGGCTCCGGCGGCACGCAGCGGCTGCCACGCCTCATTGGCGTCAGCACCGCGCTTGAGATGATCCTTGCGGGCAAACAGCTGAGACCGCGTCAGGCACTGAAAGCCGGGCTGGTGGATGATGTGGTGCCACAATCTATTTTGCTGGAAGCCGCTGCCGAACTGGCGAAAAAGCGCCGTCCCGCGCCGCGCCGTCTGCCGGTGCGCGAGCGTCTGCTCGCAGGCCCGCTTGGTCGTGCGCTGCTGTTTCGCATGGTCACGCAGAAAACGCACCAAAAAACCCACAGTAACTATCCGGCGGCGCAGCGCATTATTGACGTGGTGCGCACCGGCCTTGAGCAGGGCAGCGCCAGCGGTTATCAGGCCGAGGCCCGCGCCTTTGGCGAGCTGGCGATGACGCCGGAATCCGCCGCGCTGCGAGGGCTCTTTTTCGCCACCACCGAGCTTAAAAAAGAGACCGGCAGCGAGGCAGCCCCGCGCGCGCTGCATTCTGTCGGCGTGCTGGGCGGCGGGTTGATGGGCGGCGGGATCGCCTATGTCACCGCCACCAAAGCCCGGCTACCGGTACGCATTAAAGACATCAACGAGAAGGGCATTAACCACGCGCTGAAATACAGCTGGGATCTGCTTGAGAAAAAAGTGCGCCGCCGTCACCTGCGCGCCAGCGAGCGCGACGCGCAGATGGCGCTCATCTCCGCCAGCACCGATTACCGTGGGTTTCACCAGCGCGATATCGTGGTGGAAGCGGTTTTCGAAGATTTAACGCTCAAACAAAACATGGTGGCGGAGATCGAAGCGCATACCGCGCCGCATACGATTTTCGCGTCTAACACCTCGTCGCTGCCTATTGGCGATATCGCCGCAGGCGCTACGCGCCCGGAGCAGGTCATCGGCCTGCACTACTTCAGCCCGGTGGATAAAATGCCGCTGGTAGAAGTTATCCCGCACGCGGGCACCAGCGCGGAAACCATTGCCACCACCGTTCAGCTTGCCAAAAAGCAGGGCAAAACGCCGATCGTGGTGGCCGACTGCGCCGGGTTTTATGTTAACCGTATTCTGGCACCCTACATCAATGAGGCGATGCGTTGCCTGATGGAAGGGGAGAGCATTGAGAAAATCGACGAGGCGCTGGTCAAAAGAGGCTTTCCTGTGGGGCCGATTCAGTTGCTGGATGAAGTGGGCATTGATGTCGGCACCAAAATTATGCCTGTGCTGGAGCGCGCTTACGGGCCGCGATTCAGCGCGCCGGGAGACGCCGTTGCAGCAATTTTGAATGACGATCGCAAAGGCAGAAAAAATGGCCGCGGTTTCTATCTTTATCCGGCGAAAGGGCGTAAAAGCAAAAAGCAGGTTGACCCTGCGGTTTACGGGCTTATTGGCGTTAAACCGGGCGGTAAACTGAGCGGCGAAGAGATTGCCGAGCGCTGCGTCATGATGATGCTTAACGAGGCGGCGCGGTGTCTGGATGAAGGCGTGGTGCGTTCCGCGCGCGACGGCGATATCGGCGCGGTGTTTGGCATCGGTTTTCCGCCGTTTCTTGGCGGACCGTTCCGCTATATGGATACGCTCGGCGCGGCAGCCGTAGTGGCGACGCTCACGCGTCTTGCCACCCGTTACGGAGATCGTTTTACCCCGTGCGACAGGCTGTTGCGCATGGCGCAGACCGGACAAACATTTTGGCACGCGGGGAACCCGCAGGCTAAAACGACGGTCTGA
- the sixA gene encoding phosphohistidine phosphatase SixA, which translates to MQVFIMRHGDAALDAASDSVRPLTACGCDESRQMATWLKGQKVDIERVLVSPFLRAEQTLDVVKEAMSLPVKTEVLPELTPCGDVGLVSDYLHVLARDGVSAVMVISHLPLVGYLVAELCPGETPPMFSTSAIACVTVEGDNDKGVFNWQMSPCNLKMAKAI; encoded by the coding sequence ATGCAAGTTTTTATCATGCGTCACGGCGACGCAGCACTCGATGCCGCCAGTGATTCGGTTCGTCCTCTGACCGCGTGCGGTTGTGATGAATCCCGTCAAATGGCGACCTGGTTAAAAGGTCAAAAGGTGGATATCGAACGTGTTCTGGTGAGCCCTTTCCTGCGAGCCGAACAGACACTGGACGTCGTGAAAGAGGCCATGAGCCTGCCTGTCAAAACCGAAGTCCTGCCGGAACTCACGCCGTGCGGCGATGTCGGTCTGGTGAGCGATTACCTCCACGTTCTGGCCCGTGATGGCGTCAGCGCGGTCATGGTTATCTCCCACCTGCCGCTGGTCGGTTATCTGGTGGCGGAACTCTGCCCTGGCGAAACGCCGCCGATGTTCTCCACCTCCGCTATCGCCTGCGTGACGGTTGAGGGCGATAACGATAAGGGCGTCTTTAACTGGCAGATGAGCCCCTGCAATCTCAAAATGGCGAAAGCGATTTAA